Within the Laspinema palackyanum D2c genome, the region CGGTAATCCGACCTGCGGCATCTTTAATCGGAGAAATGGTCAGGGACACATAGATCGGCGAGCCCTCTTTCTTCAAATGCACCGTTTCATAATGGTCAATACTCGACCCTTGGCGAATTCCTTCCAACAGGCGTAACTCGCTTTCTTGGCGATCGGGCAAAATCAAAATTGAAATCGATCGCCCCTTCACTTCCTCGGCAGTATAGCCATAAATTCTCTGAGCACCGGCATTCCAGCTTAAAATCATCCCATCTAAGGTCTTGCCAATAATCGCATCATCGGACGACTCCACAATGGAAGCCAGACGCAGACGTTCCTCCTCCACCTGTTTGCGTTCCGTCACATCCCGCCCAATCACGACTAATCCTTTGCGACTGCCATCGCTGTGAAACAGTGGCACTTTTAGGGTATCTAAAACCACCTCAGAGCCATCAGGAACGGGAATCACTTCTTCTTTATGGGAGAGAATCCCATGTTTCCACGCCTCCTCATCGGACAGTTCGCACTCCAAAAACGCCTCGCGATAAAACGAGTTCAACTCTGCAATCTCGGCATCGGTTTTCCCTTGATAATCCAAATTTGCCATGTCAAAGATTTTCAGGATGGCTTGGTTGGCTTCTAACCAAGCCCCGCGACCATCTTTAAAACAGATGGCATCCGGCATGGCATTAATTAAGGTTCGCAATTGATCTTCACTTTCTCGCAAGGCGGCCTCAGTCTGTTTACGGTCGGTAATATCGGTTAAGACACAGATCGACCCGACTCGTTGATTGTTTTCGTCGGTCACTGCATCGGCGCGCAGCCAGATTGAAATCGTATTGAGGGTACTGCGATCGATTCCTAGGGGTAAGACAAAGGACCGATGAGTTTGCCCGCGCATCAGCACTTCTGAACTCCAACTATTTCCCTGGTGAATGAGATTAAACACTTCTTGACCCAAGGAGGAATCGGCAAATAAAGAGGGCAGTCCACCGGCGTGATTGAGTTCTTCAACGGTGCATTCAAATAAATCTAAAAAGGCGCGGTTATGATAGATGGCCTGCCCGGTAATATCGATGGTTAGGACTGCATCACTGGTACTTTCGACTGCTTGGGTGACGCGGATTAAGGCTTGCTGGGCTTGTTCTCGTCGGGAGATTTCGGTTCTTAACCGTTCGTTGATCCGCTGGAGTTCGGCAGTCCGTTCCGCCACCAGTTCTTCGAGGTGGTTGCGGTAGAGTCGGAGTTCTTCTTCCGCTTGTTTGCGCTCGGTGATATCCTCGACTAAGCCGATCGCAAATTGCCAGCAGTTTTGAGTATCTCGAATCGAAGAGACACTCAGGCGGACCCAGACGCAGTGACCTTGAGCATGGATGTAGCGTTTTTCCAGTTGGTAGCGATCGCGCTCACCGGCGAGCAGTTCCTGAAACAGTTGTCGGCTGGTGGGCAGGTCCTGGGGATAAGTAATCGAATCAAAGCTGAAGTCGCGCAACTGAGCGTGACTATACCCCAACATCCCCTGGAGTGCCGGGTTGGTTTGCAGAAATCGTCCTTCTAAATCGGTGATTTTCATCCCGATCGCCGCCCCCTCGAAGATGGTGCGGAATCGATGTTCACTCTCGCGCAGGGCTTCTTCTGCTTGTTTGCGTTCGGTGATATCCCGGCAGGTATAAAGCAGGGTTCCCCGTTCGATCTCCACGGGTTTGACGCTCACCAGTAAGGTCCTGGGGTTCCCTTGTTTATCCATGATGGTCCGTTCTAGGTTGTGAATTTCCCCTAGACGATCCAGTTCCTCTTCTCCTGCAAACAGGTGATCGCCGAGTAGGTGGCTAATATGGCCCCATTGTTGGGCTTCTTCTACGGAATAGTCACAGATGAAGCGCACTGCGGGACTGATATAGGTCAGCGCCCCATTGCGATCGGTGATAAATACGGCTTCGGAGATATTGCTCAGGGTGATCCGGTGGAGTTCCTCGCTGGCGCGTAAGGCAGCCTCCATCCGCTTGCGATCGCTCAAATCCCGGGCCACGGTGAGCAGGTTTAAGATGCCGTTGTTTTCCCATAAGGGGGTGGCGGCTAATTCCACGGGCACGATGGTCCCATCGACGCGCAAAAACTGTTGTTCGATAAAGGGAACGGCTTGATGTTCAGTTAAAATTTGCTCAATTCGTTCCTCCACCAGGGCGCGTTTGTCTGGATGCACGAAATCCAGCAGGGGTAACCCCACCAAGGCGGACGGGGTGCTGGCCCCGAGGAGTTTAGCTCCGGCGGTGTTAATAAAGTCGATTTTGCCGCAACTGTGGACGATTATGGCTTCTGGGGAGAGTTCAACTAACCGACGGTAACGCTCCTCGCTTTTGGCGAGGGCGGATTCGGCTTTTTGGCGTTCGGCGCGATCGCGCAGGGCGACGATGCCGTAGGCGAGGTCATTGGCGAGTTCTCCTAAGAGTTCCACTTCGGCAATATCAAAGGCATTGGCAGTTCCTGAATAAATCCGCAGGGAACCAAAGGTTTTGTCTTTGCCAATCAGGGGTAGGGCAATGGTGGAGTGCAACCCTTGGTTGAGGGCCAATTCTCGCCAGGGGGCAAAACTAGGGTCGGTTTGGATATTCTGCACCAAGCAATATTTACCCGTCTGAATGCAGGTGCGGGTCATGCCTCCACCTTCGGGGTGCGGTTTCCAGGATGCCTGGATTTGTTGTAAATACTCCTGGGCATCTCCGGCGAAGGCAGCGGGTTGCAGGGGTCGTTGTTGTCCTGATTGCGCCGGTTCTTCCGCTTCAGATAAGGCGACCCAAGCGAGTCGATAGCCCCCGGTTTCGACGATGATCCGGCAGATCTCGTGGAGGAGTTCGGATTCTGACGGGGCCCGGACCATGACTTGATTGCATTCCCATATCGTGGTGAGGGCACGGTTGAGGGAACAGAGTTCCATTTCTACGGCTTTGCGATCGCTCAGATCATGGGCAATCACGGAAAATCCCACTAATTGTCCCTGAGCGTCTTGCAATGCCGAGAGGGTGATATTGGCCCAAAACCGCGTTCCATTCCGTCGCCTGCGCCATCCTTCATCTTCACATTGTCCCGCTGTAGCGACGAGTTGGAGTTCTTGCTGGGGTTTGCCTGTGGCAATATCTTCCTGGGGATAAAAACAGGAGAAGTGATGGCCGATAATTTCAGTGGAGGAATAGCCTAGCAGTCTCTGTGCACCGCGATTCCAACTGGCAATCCTTCCGCTTGAATCTAGCAGAAAAATGGCGTAGTCACGGATTTCTTCTACAAAGGAGCGGAAGAGTTGATCGTTTTGTTGTTGGTGGCGTTGTAAATGGGGGATGCAGGCGATCGGGGATTCCCGTTGCTCGGGGAGATGGGCCGCCCAAATGGCAGGGGACTCTCGATGGCGATCCCAAAGGCTGGCGCTCAAGAGTTTTTCGACTCTCCAGAAGAGTTCTTCGGGCTGGATCGGTGCGGCGATCGCATCGTCATATCTCCTGATTCCAAGGGTTTGCTCCCCAGTTGCACCTTCTTCCCCTGGATGGGATGGCAACATTCCCCACTCTCCCGGGTGAATCACCAGCAACAGGGGAAATTCCTGAGCTTGGCAGGGGTTTCCCCTTTCCCAAAACCCCTGGTAAGCTTCCAACCCGAGGCGATCGCCAATGCACAAGTCTAGGCGATTCCAGCTTCGGTGGACTTCACCCGCCACCCTCTCCACCAGGTTTGGCTCTCCCGTTATGACTTGGTAATGTTGTCCTAACTGCTGGATGAGCAGGTGACGGGTTTGTGGTTCCTCAATTAGGAGCAAAATGCAGTTCATAATTCACCCTTGTGGTTGCAGCTCCGTCTATCATTATGGTTCATCACAGCGTCGGAGAATGGAGCGTTCTTCGGCAGATGGCCTCCCTGGTTTCCTCTCTACCCCAGTTGATCTTGGGTCTATAGAAGTTCTTTCACCCCTGGATCCGGTGCGATTTCCCTCCTGCTGTTTCCTGGCCCAAATTGCTCAGTATTCACCCCTGGGCGATCGCATTTTGGGGTGTTGGGGTTTGGGTTGACCCCGGCTCTATTTTTCCGACTCTTTCCTTAATTAAATAGATATCTCTATATATTTAGCTTAAATCATTCTTCTAAGGATGAAACGCACCTGGCCCCCCATGTTTTCAAAAAGAGCGGGGCGCAGAATTTTCCAAGGAATTTACAAGGGCGCTCACTCCCTCTAAAGGATGAGATTCGCCACTTTCAGCCCAGGGTCGGGGTTATGTATTTTTACGGGTGGGTGCGATTTAGAAGGTTAAGTTTTGATAAGTTTTGATAAGTTTTGATAAGTTCAAAAGGGAGTATGTAAATTGTTGGTTATTTGGTCTTTATTAGACTAATTTCTAATCCAGGCTTTGTCAAGTCATCCCCCCTGTAGGGATTGGCCCCGGTCATTTTTTTCCACAACCGCTCAAAGAGGCGCTGTCCCTGTCGCCTCCCGGTTGAGGCGATCGCCTTGTTCTGGAAATTGTTAATTTTTCTAAAAATATGTAGAGTTTTTTTCCGTTTCCCTGGCCTGATGGGAGGGTTCGACCCCCTACTATTGGGGCAGGGGGCAAGTCCCAAAAAGTAGAAAGCACCTCTAAAATTAGCAGCGTTCCAATCGCGTCAACAACACCACAATTTCATCGATCGCCGTCCTTAACATTGCCGAGGATTGGTCCGATTGATTGACGAGAATGCTAAACAATAACGTATCATATTCCGAATTGGGAACATACCCGGATAAACCCGATACCCCCGTTAACGTCCCCGTTTTGGCCCGCACCGTTTGCGCTGCCGGGGTATTCCGAAACCGGGTCCGCAACGTACCACTCACCCCCGCTAAGGGTAATGCCTCCCGGTAAATCTCAAAATAAGGAGAACCCGCCATCCCCCGCAGGGTTTGCACCAGGGATTCGGGACTGACGAGGTTCCGGCGAGAGAGTCCAGAAGCATCGACTAAATCGTAACTGGTCGGATCGACTCCCAACTCGGTTAAAGCAGCTTTCAACACTTGTAAACCCGCCTCCCGAGTCTCTTCGGGCAGGGGATTGTTGCCTTTGCCTTGGGGATTTGCGCCGAGCGATCGCAGCAAGACCTCTGTATAAAGATTGTTGCTCTTTTGCAAAACTTCCACCGTCATTTCAGACAAGGGAGGTGAGACGATCGCCGCTAATTCTTGTTGATTCGGCATATCTTTAAACTCGTCACTCACCCTTTGCCTCCCCGTGGTAATTCCCACCCCATTCAACACTTGGCGGAAATACCCTAAAAAATTCTCCGCCGGTTCCGCAACAGAAATCGAGACCTCTTCTGCCGGTGAACCGACGTGCAACTGACCCGAAACTCGCACAATGGGTCTTGTAAACTCTCTCCCCACTTCCAAAAATTCCGGGGAATCCGTGGAAACCGTCCGGGATTGATTCTCAACTTGCCATCGGGTTTGTTCCGCAGGATTCGCCCAAGTCACCGATAAAGGTTGTCCTAATCCCTGGGGAGTTAAGGTAAAATCAACGCTATTTTGATTGAAAATCAGACTGTTTACAGGTGCACCATATCCCGCCTGGACATCTTCCCATTCCCAGTTAGGATGCACGGGAGACCCGATGAAATAACTATCTTCACCGATGAGTTCGCCAATTTGACGGATGCCTTGTTGCTGCAATTGTTGGGCGATCGCCTCTAACTGAGTTTTCCCAATCGTCGGGTCACCTCGTCCCACAATCCGCAGAGACTCAATCCGGTCCCCAGTCGGATTAGAACCATAAACTGAGGTGCGAATCCGAAAGTCAGGACCGAAATGATGTAATGCAGCAGCACTTGTGAGCAATTTAGCAGTCGAGGCGGGAATGAAAAACTGCTCAGAATCGCGCCGATAAAGGGTGCGATCGCCTTGGATATCCAAGGTTTCCACCAGAATACCCCATCGGGCACGCCGCAATTCGGGACGATTAATAATCCCGGCGATCGTCGGTTCCAACTGCGACTGACAAAAGCGCTGGGGTGGAGAGGATGGCGGCGTTTGTCCCTTCACCGGAGACGGCACACTAACCAACATCAGCATCAATCCCAGCAGATTCAGCGATTTCAGGGATTTGTAAAGGCGATCGCGAGTCAATCTCAACATAAGCAGAAACCACAGTCCAAATAAACAACAGTGAATCATCAGCAAAGCGCTCACTTCCAGGAAAAAGCGCCCCTTCCCAAGAATCCAAACGCCCGGGTATTCACCCCCTTTCAACCCCAATCCGGGAGACCCCCACAACAGCAAACCCCCACCCCATCAACAACCTCCGTCAAAACCCAACCCAAAATCCCCACCCCCCAAGGATTCTACCAGTTCATCACGTTCGTAGTAACGACTTCAGTCGTTTCCGGATTGTTCGTAGTAACGACTTCAGTCGTTTCTTAAGTTCGTAGTAACGACTTCAGTCGTTTCCGGATTGTTCGTAGTAACGACTTCAGTCGTTCCCCCTCGTTCTACCTCAAGACTTGCTGTCGTTCCCTCCCTAAACCTCTCTCCAGGTGCGGTAATTAACACTTACCCCATACCCAAAACCGAACTCAACCCTACGCCCAGCTTAGATATATTAATTCCATAAAGAGGTAAGCGATTCACACCTCAACCTAACATCAATTCTTGAGGAGGCAACCTATTATGGCACTCATTCGTTACTCCCCCTTCCGGGAAATTGACACCCTACAACGGGAAATGAACCGCTTATTCGATACCATTTCTTCCTCCCCCGAAACAGAAAATAGCGGACTGACCTTCATTCCTCCTGCCGAAATCTCCGAAACCAGCGATGCCATTCACTTAAAACTAGAAATTCCCGGCATGGACCCCGAACACTTCGATGTTCAAGTCACCGCCGAATCCGTGTCAATTAGTGGAGAACGTCGCTCCCAAACCATCACCGAACAACAAGGAATGACCCGCAGCGAATTTCGCTATGGTCAATTCCGCCGGGTAATTCCCCTCCCCGCCCGCGTGAAAAATACCGAAGTTCAAGCGGAATACAAAAATGGGATTCTCCAGCTCAATTTGCCCAAAGCGGAAGAGGAGAAAAATAAGGTCGTTAAAGTCAACATTGGCTAGAATCGGTTCTGACTTTCCGGCTAGAGGAAACTGGCATCTACTGATTCTAAACCCGGGGGATGAGCAAGCTAATTTAAAGCAAGAGAACCTCCATCCTTCGTAGTGACTGCGGGATTGAGTCAACACAATGCTAACCGATGAAGGGGTTACTACAAACGTTGGTAGTGACTCCTTCACCCCCGTCATCTTGATCCAAAATCAGGCGACTTTTCTATCTTCAGAGGATGGTGAGTGCAGCCGAGTTCGATTACAGTGGAATCAGAGGAGGGTGATGGGGTAACCCGTCGTCTCCTCGATTTTCGCTTTTAC harbors:
- a CDS encoding PAS domain S-box protein; the protein is MNCILLLIEEPQTRHLLIQQLGQHYQVITGEPNLVERVAGEVHRSWNRLDLCIGDRLGLEAYQGFWERGNPCQAQEFPLLLVIHPGEWGMLPSHPGEEGATGEQTLGIRRYDDAIAAPIQPEELFWRVEKLLSASLWDRHRESPAIWAAHLPEQRESPIACIPHLQRHQQQNDQLFRSFVEEIRDYAIFLLDSSGRIASWNRGAQRLLGYSSTEIIGHHFSCFYPQEDIATGKPQQELQLVATAGQCEDEGWRRRRNGTRFWANITLSALQDAQGQLVGFSVIAHDLSDRKAVEMELCSLNRALTTIWECNQVMVRAPSESELLHEICRIIVETGGYRLAWVALSEAEEPAQSGQQRPLQPAAFAGDAQEYLQQIQASWKPHPEGGGMTRTCIQTGKYCLVQNIQTDPSFAPWRELALNQGLHSTIALPLIGKDKTFGSLRIYSGTANAFDIAEVELLGELANDLAYGIVALRDRAERQKAESALAKSEERYRRLVELSPEAIIVHSCGKIDFINTAGAKLLGASTPSALVGLPLLDFVHPDKRALVEERIEQILTEHQAVPFIEQQFLRVDGTIVPVELAATPLWENNGILNLLTVARDLSDRKRMEAALRASEELHRITLSNISEAVFITDRNGALTYISPAVRFICDYSVEEAQQWGHISHLLGDHLFAGEEELDRLGEIHNLERTIMDKQGNPRTLLVSVKPVEIERGTLLYTCRDITERKQAEEALRESEHRFRTIFEGAAIGMKITDLEGRFLQTNPALQGMLGYSHAQLRDFSFDSITYPQDLPTSRQLFQELLAGERDRYQLEKRYIHAQGHCVWVRLSVSSIRDTQNCWQFAIGLVEDITERKQAEEELRLYRNHLEELVAERTAELQRINERLRTEISRREQAQQALIRVTQAVESTSDAVLTIDITGQAIYHNRAFLDLFECTVEELNHAGGLPSLFADSSLGQEVFNLIHQGNSWSSEVLMRGQTHRSFVLPLGIDRSTLNTISIWLRADAVTDENNQRVGSICVLTDITDRKQTEAALRESEDQLRTLINAMPDAICFKDGRGAWLEANQAILKIFDMANLDYQGKTDAEIAELNSFYREAFLECELSDEEAWKHGILSHKEEVIPVPDGSEVVLDTLKVPLFHSDGSRKGLVVIGRDVTERKQVEEERLRLASIVESSDDAIIGKTLDGMILSWNAGAQRIYGYTAEEVKGRSISILILPDRQESELRLLEGIRQGSSIDHYETVHLKKEGSPIYVSLTISPIKDAAGRITGVSTIARDVTDLKRVEDSLERLRHQNELILNSAGEGICGMDIRGNTTFINPAATKMLGYSMGELLGAPLTMILGSNFLAQDLGDPRDGGGDSLAPPLYAAISDGSVHHGTAVFWRKDGTSFPVEYITTPIQEQNEIKGAVLTFKDITERQGVERMKDEFISVVSHELRTPLTSIRGSLGLLANGLLESYPEKAGRMLQIAVSNTDRLVRLINDILDLERIQSGKVTMVEQWCNAADLTILAADAMRTMADKAGVTICVNPIPVQLWADPDRIFQVLTNLLSNALKFSSEGGQVWLSASLTSAGDPDFLASQSPEVLFQIKDQGRGIPRDKLETIFERFQQVDASDSRKKGGTGLGLAICRSIVEHHGGQIWVESVVGEGSSFYFTLPVERPNSDSGEENCDLTGAATQDLGIAVESGDRREERLPQDHLGPAHPNPRANSSTSAPIVEVIARLKPRS
- the dacB gene encoding D-alanyl-D-alanine carboxypeptidase/D-alanyl-D-alanine endopeptidase; the protein is MLRLTRDRLYKSLKSLNLLGLMLMLVSVPSPVKGQTPPSSPPQRFCQSQLEPTIAGIINRPELRRARWGILVETLDIQGDRTLYRRDSEQFFIPASTAKLLTSAAALHHFGPDFRIRTSVYGSNPTGDRIESLRIVGRGDPTIGKTQLEAIAQQLQQQGIRQIGELIGEDSYFIGSPVHPNWEWEDVQAGYGAPVNSLIFNQNSVDFTLTPQGLGQPLSVTWANPAEQTRWQVENQSRTVSTDSPEFLEVGREFTRPIVRVSGQLHVGSPAEEVSISVAEPAENFLGYFRQVLNGVGITTGRQRVSDEFKDMPNQQELAAIVSPPLSEMTVEVLQKSNNLYTEVLLRSLGANPQGKGNNPLPEETREAGLQVLKAALTELGVDPTSYDLVDASGLSRRNLVSPESLVQTLRGMAGSPYFEIYREALPLAGVSGTLRTRFRNTPAAQTVRAKTGTLTGVSGLSGYVPNSEYDTLLFSILVNQSDQSSAMLRTAIDEIVVLLTRLERC
- a CDS encoding Hsp20/alpha crystallin family protein, with product MALIRYSPFREIDTLQREMNRLFDTISSSPETENSGLTFIPPAEISETSDAIHLKLEIPGMDPEHFDVQVTAESVSISGERRSQTITEQQGMTRSEFRYGQFRRVIPLPARVKNTEVQAEYKNGILQLNLPKAEEEKNKVVKVNIG